In a single window of the Acidobacteriota bacterium genome:
- a CDS encoding carbohydrate binding family 9 domain-containing protein, with the protein MRFLAVIAFVSFLCAAAAAQNGGGPSASPLPQPVESNGSGISPRPDEASQPVGKVMVPAHKMRPVTIPKAFVPPTIDGRIDEEIWQQAAVFDDFYQVAPGDNIAPSKPTIVYMLYDEKHIYLAFKCFDDRDKIRATVAKRDNVFGEDNVRVWLDTFNDQRRAYVLGFNPLGIQQDGIFTEGQGADFSVDIVMESRGVLEDWGWSVEVKIPFKSLRYRAGKGVMWGFNVARNIDRLNDELNQWLPDDRNVAGFLIKHGKITGLDDVKYERTLEVVPSVTLSQTGRRTRTIPRNQLLPGVIDQGRFVNQPIKHDIGVTLKYTISPSVTLDAAINPDFAEIEADAPVVTANQRFPIFFEEKRPFFLEGADIFRSPLQVFYSRNIVDPDAAVKLTGKKGKTSFGILAASDKAPGNYSDEDRNDPQVLPRISEFVDKNSMFAVLRLKRDIGKENNIGFFGTYRNFVEQKNLTAGFDGRMKLSPKITSSFQVVGTNSKRCFLEREFDPAADPVQAQRNREICGTGSTGSNPLSNGTYNRYRVGNGIGYYANLDYTTDRSGWFFEAGGRSGKYRTDSGFTRQTDTNFLFLFNRWSTESKPTAKIIRANWQRFVSFDYDWKGRTQGANLGTSLGLSLQRSTYLNFNFNQTYQKIYEEEFGLKRTSTRPQGTFLGEPTRSTWVQTLSANINQAYNKKFNYGAFVGMRRNVFDYFYFDPATGLQDPGPALQTDAEVWGEVKPVDPLRISASYRKSRMNRKETGERRFDSDIFSLRSTYQFTRFLFTRFRLDYDSMRRNFAGQVLFGWAPNPGTAIYAGYNDSINYNGFNPFTGQYEPGLKRDSRTFFVRASYLFRKSF; encoded by the coding sequence ATGAGATTTCTTGCAGTCATAGCATTCGTTTCATTTCTCTGCGCCGCAGCAGCGGCACAGAACGGGGGCGGGCCGTCCGCGAGTCCGCTTCCACAACCGGTTGAGAGCAACGGCTCGGGCATTTCGCCCCGGCCCGACGAAGCTTCTCAGCCTGTCGGAAAAGTAATGGTGCCTGCACATAAAATGCGTCCCGTTACGATACCAAAGGCATTTGTCCCACCGACGATCGACGGCCGCATCGACGAAGAGATCTGGCAACAGGCAGCCGTATTCGATGATTTTTATCAAGTAGCTCCCGGCGACAACATCGCTCCTTCGAAGCCGACCATCGTTTACATGCTTTATGATGAAAAGCATATCTATTTGGCTTTCAAATGCTTTGACGACCGCGACAAGATACGTGCAACGGTAGCCAAACGCGACAATGTTTTCGGAGAGGATAACGTACGCGTCTGGCTCGACACCTTCAATGACCAGAGGCGAGCCTATGTGCTGGGTTTCAATCCGCTCGGCATTCAGCAGGACGGCATTTTTACCGAGGGACAGGGAGCCGACTTTTCGGTAGACATCGTGATGGAATCGCGAGGAGTGCTCGAAGATTGGGGCTGGTCGGTAGAAGTAAAAATTCCGTTCAAATCGCTGCGTTATCGAGCCGGAAAGGGCGTGATGTGGGGCTTCAACGTCGCCCGAAACATCGACCGGCTCAATGATGAATTAAATCAATGGCTGCCCGATGACCGCAACGTCGCAGGCTTTTTGATCAAGCATGGAAAAATAACAGGACTGGACGACGTAAAGTACGAACGGACGCTGGAGGTCGTACCGAGCGTGACGCTGTCGCAGACCGGCCGGCGTACCAGAACGATACCTCGCAATCAGCTTTTGCCGGGCGTCATTGATCAGGGACGTTTCGTGAATCAGCCGATCAAACATGACATAGGCGTCACGCTGAAATACACGATCAGTCCGAGTGTGACCTTGGATGCCGCCATAAATCCCGATTTTGCCGAGATCGAAGCCGACGCGCCGGTCGTGACCGCAAATCAGCGTTTTCCGATCTTCTTCGAGGAAAAGCGTCCGTTCTTTCTGGAAGGGGCGGATATTTTCCGTTCACCGCTTCAGGTCTTTTATTCGCGGAATATCGTCGATCCCGACGCTGCAGTGAAACTGACCGGCAAGAAAGGGAAAACATCTTTCGGCATACTCGCGGCTTCCGACAAAGCCCCGGGAAACTACAGCGACGAGGACCGCAATGACCCGCAGGTGCTGCCAAGGATCTCCGAATTTGTTGACAAGAATTCGATGTTCGCCGTTCTTCGCCTAAAGCGTGATATTGGTAAGGAGAACAACATCGGCTTTTTTGGTACTTACAGGAATTTTGTTGAGCAAAAGAATCTGACAGCCGGCTTTGACGGGAGGATGAAATTATCGCCAAAAATCACATCGTCGTTTCAGGTCGTCGGCACGAACTCAAAACGCTGCTTTTTGGAAAGGGAGTTCGATCCGGCCGCGGATCCGGTTCAGGCACAGCGTAACCGCGAGATCTGCGGCACCGGATCGACCGGCAGCAACCCGCTTTCCAACGGCACTTACAACAGGTATCGCGTAGGGAACGGTATCGGATATTACGCCAATCTGGATTACACGACGGATCGTTCGGGCTGGTTCTTTGAAGCGGGCGGCCGAAGCGGAAAGTACCGCACAGACAGCGGTTTCACGCGTCAGACCGATACTAATTTCCTCTTTTTGTTCAATCGCTGGAGCACAGAATCGAAACCGACCGCAAAGATCATCAGGGCGAATTGGCAGAGATTCGTCAGTTTTGACTACGACTGGAAGGGCCGCACGCAAGGTGCAAATCTCGGGACGAGCCTCGGGCTCAGCCTGCAGCGGTCGACCTATCTTAATTTCAATTTCAACCAGACCTATCAGAAGATCTACGAAGAAGAATTCGGCCTGAAGCGCACATCTACGCGCCCGCAGGGAACCTTTCTGGGTGAGCCTACGCGGTCCACATGGGTACAGACCCTTTCGGCAAATATCAACCAAGCATACAACAAGAAATTTAACTACGGCGCGTTTGTCGGAATGCGGCGAAACGTTTTCGACTATTTTTATTTTGATCCGGCAACAGGACTGCAGGACCCCGGGCCGGCACTTCAAACTGATGCAGAGGTTTGGGGTGAAGTAAAACCGGTCGATCCTTTGCGGATATCCGCTTCGTATCGCAAAAGCCGCATGAACAGAAAGGAAACGGGTGAGCGGCGTTTTGATTCCGACATATTCAGCCTTCGCTCGACATATCAATTCACGAGGTTCCTGTTCACACGCTTTCGCCTGGACTACGATTCTATGCGGCGAAACTTCGCGGGACAGGTGCTGTTCGGCTGGGCACCAAATCCGGGCACGGCGATATATGCGGGATATAACGACAGTATCAACTATAACGGCTTCAACCCGTTCACGGGCCAATACGAACCGGGACTGAAACGCGACAGCCGAACTTTCTTCGTTAGGGCGTCGTATCTGTTCAGGAAGAGTTTCTGA